In Candidatus Palauibacter scopulicola, one genomic interval encodes:
- a CDS encoding UvrD-helicase domain-containing protein, with product MTRPVGLADQEARDAIRYDLDDTLFVEAAAGTGKTTALTDRIVEVLRRGPDTLEDIVAVTFTEKAAGEMKLRLRAAIEEARQAEGEGGARDRFSRALGHLELAHIGTIHGFCADLLRERPIEAGVDPAFRVAADDEAGRLLDGAFEGWFEGALADPGPGVRRALRRHYRRNSGGPRAALRAAVGSLVDQRDFDAPWSRPEWDREAQLDRALDLLRELAAFAPLASRPDDFLTKNLRHIERGVREIERREQTRGRDHDYLEAWLRSFVGARWRGWFWRGFRSRDFGGGLAKADVVARRDEVRAQVEEILQTADADLAAHLRGELWPVTERYERAKRRDGCLDFVDLLLRARDLLRDNAEIRAHYRKRFMRFFVDEFQDTDPLQVEILLLLCGEDPTETRPERIVPARGKLFVVGDPKQSIYRFRRADVMLYEKTKRRLRDANARVLHLSTSFRSQPRLQAAVNGAFETRMKASEDGSQAAYVPLAPFRADTASQPAVIALPVPKPYGRFGKVRGIEIEESLPVAVGEMVRWLVRESGWVVTERERPEDPVPVQARHICLLFRRFQKWGEDVTRPYVRALEARAVPHVLVGGRSYHDREEVLAVRNALTAIEWPDDRLAVYAALRGPLFSLGDRALFEFGVDVGPLHPLAGWRPDGETGGNGRREDGTALKPELRDVATVLGLLGDLHRHRNRRPIPETVRRLLSAARAHAGIAIWPTGEQALANVLRLVDRARAFERRGSASFRAFLDRLEDEAERGQSEEAPIVEEGTEGVRMMTVHKAKGLEFPVVILADMTCAAAHDPPSRYVDPARRLWAQRLCGATPRDILDNAEIERRREMAEADRLAYVAATRARDLLVVPALGDGRDGLGGFSGEDGEWWLESLNPAVYPSRGARRQPSSAEGLGAPAFRAESVLDRPDRKGGQRPTPSDSVAPGLHTAEADTDIVWWDPAALDLDPDPRAGDRQRRLLEVEREEQPTLDVEAGRGAHREWQASRAARLKAGGSRTISVTTARAIAGRAAEAADAGEPPPSDVRVSWIDVPRPEAEGPDGAGRPGGERFGDLVHRMLAAVRLDADSGVVEALAGTLGRTLGSPETEIVAAAALVARALDHEVLDRARAALASGPGAVQREVPVFHVGEAVAPDGEQGRERGAGIVEGVADLAFREVTGSGPRWTVVDYKTDRRPAAARTEYEVQVACYVEAIERASGEPARGIVLAL from the coding sequence GTGACCCGGCCCGTCGGACTTGCCGACCAGGAGGCCCGCGACGCGATCCGGTACGATCTCGATGACACGCTCTTCGTCGAGGCGGCGGCCGGGACGGGGAAGACGACCGCGCTCACGGACCGAATCGTCGAGGTGCTGAGACGCGGACCGGACACGCTGGAGGACATCGTCGCCGTCACCTTCACGGAGAAGGCGGCCGGCGAGATGAAGCTCCGACTGCGGGCGGCCATCGAGGAGGCCCGGCAGGCTGAGGGCGAGGGGGGCGCCCGTGACCGTTTCTCGCGTGCGCTCGGCCACCTGGAACTCGCGCACATCGGCACGATTCACGGCTTCTGCGCCGACCTGTTGCGCGAGCGGCCGATCGAGGCCGGCGTCGATCCGGCGTTCCGGGTCGCCGCGGACGACGAAGCCGGCCGTCTCCTCGATGGCGCCTTCGAGGGCTGGTTCGAGGGCGCGCTGGCGGACCCCGGTCCCGGCGTGAGGCGGGCGCTGCGCCGTCACTATCGGCGGAATTCGGGCGGTCCGCGCGCGGCCCTGCGGGCGGCCGTCGGCAGTCTCGTGGACCAGCGCGACTTCGATGCGCCGTGGTCCAGACCCGAGTGGGACCGGGAGGCCCAACTCGACCGCGCGCTCGACCTTCTGCGGGAACTCGCCGCGTTCGCCCCCTTGGCCTCCCGCCCGGACGATTTTCTCACGAAGAACCTGCGCCACATCGAACGCGGCGTGCGCGAGATCGAACGGCGGGAGCAGACTCGCGGGCGCGATCATGACTACCTGGAAGCCTGGTTGCGGTCCTTCGTGGGCGCCCGCTGGCGCGGCTGGTTCTGGCGCGGGTTCCGCTCGCGCGATTTCGGCGGCGGCCTCGCGAAGGCGGATGTCGTCGCCCGCCGCGACGAGGTCAGGGCGCAGGTCGAGGAGATCCTGCAGACGGCGGACGCGGACCTGGCGGCGCACCTGCGGGGCGAACTCTGGCCCGTGACGGAGCGGTACGAGAGGGCGAAACGCCGCGACGGTTGCCTCGATTTCGTGGACCTCCTGCTCCGGGCGCGGGACCTCCTGCGCGACAATGCGGAGATCCGGGCGCACTACCGCAAACGATTCATGCGGTTCTTCGTCGACGAGTTCCAGGACACCGATCCGCTGCAGGTCGAGATCCTCCTCCTCCTGTGCGGCGAGGACCCGACGGAGACGCGGCCGGAGCGCATCGTGCCCGCGAGGGGCAAGCTCTTCGTCGTCGGCGATCCGAAGCAGTCGATCTACCGCTTCCGCCGGGCGGACGTGATGCTGTACGAGAAGACGAAACGGCGCCTGCGGGACGCGAATGCCCGCGTGCTGCACCTGTCCACGAGCTTCCGGTCGCAGCCGCGCCTGCAGGCCGCGGTGAACGGGGCGTTCGAGACCCGCATGAAGGCGAGCGAGGACGGCAGCCAGGCGGCCTACGTGCCGCTCGCGCCCTTCCGCGCGGACACCGCAAGCCAGCCCGCCGTCATCGCCCTGCCGGTCCCGAAACCGTACGGACGCTTCGGCAAGGTGCGGGGCATCGAGATCGAGGAATCCCTCCCCGTCGCGGTCGGAGAGATGGTGCGCTGGCTGGTCCGCGAGTCGGGCTGGGTCGTGACGGAACGGGAGCGCCCCGAGGATCCGGTTCCGGTCCAGGCCCGCCATATCTGCCTCCTCTTCCGCCGCTTTCAGAAGTGGGGAGAGGATGTGACGCGCCCCTACGTGCGTGCGCTCGAGGCCCGCGCCGTTCCCCATGTGCTGGTCGGTGGCCGCTCGTACCACGATCGCGAGGAGGTGCTCGCCGTCCGGAATGCGCTCACGGCCATCGAGTGGCCGGACGACCGGCTGGCGGTCTACGCCGCTCTCCGGGGTCCGCTCTTCTCGCTCGGCGATCGCGCACTGTTCGAGTTCGGCGTCGATGTGGGTCCGCTGCATCCGCTCGCCGGGTGGCGGCCGGACGGCGAGACCGGCGGAAACGGACGAAGAGAGGACGGAACGGCGCTGAAGCCCGAACTGCGGGATGTGGCGACGGTGCTCGGGCTCCTCGGCGACCTCCATCGGCATCGGAACCGGCGCCCGATCCCGGAGACGGTCCGGCGCCTGCTCTCGGCCGCCCGCGCCCACGCGGGCATCGCGATCTGGCCGACGGGCGAGCAGGCGCTGGCCAACGTCCTTCGGCTCGTCGACCGGGCGCGTGCGTTCGAGCGCCGGGGCAGCGCTTCCTTCCGGGCGTTTCTCGACCGCCTCGAGGACGAAGCCGAACGCGGGCAGTCCGAGGAGGCGCCGATAGTGGAGGAGGGGACCGAGGGCGTGCGGATGATGACGGTACACAAGGCCAAGGGGCTCGAGTTCCCGGTCGTCATCCTGGCGGACATGACCTGCGCCGCGGCCCACGATCCGCCGTCGCGCTACGTGGACCCGGCCCGGCGCCTCTGGGCCCAGCGGCTCTGCGGCGCGACCCCGCGCGACATCCTGGACAACGCCGAGATCGAGCGGCGCCGGGAAATGGCCGAGGCGGACCGGCTCGCGTACGTGGCGGCCACGCGGGCGCGCGATCTGCTCGTCGTGCCGGCCCTTGGCGACGGCCGAGACGGGCTCGGAGGCTTCTCCGGGGAAGACGGCGAATGGTGGCTCGAGTCTTTGAATCCCGCAGTATATCCATCACGCGGCGCGCGGCGTCAACCGTCCTCCGCCGAGGGCCTGGGAGCTCCGGCCTTCCGCGCCGAGTCGGTCCTCGATCGCCCGGATCGGAAGGGTGGTCAGCGCCCGACGCCCAGCGACTCGGTCGCGCCGGGGCTGCATACCGCTGAAGCGGACACGGACATCGTGTGGTGGGATCCCGCCGCGCTCGATCTGGACCCGGATCCGCGGGCGGGCGATCGCCAGCGCCGATTGCTCGAGGTGGAGAGGGAGGAACAGCCCACTCTGGATGTCGAGGCGGGGCGCGGCGCGCACCGGGAGTGGCAGGCGTCTCGCGCGGCGAGGTTGAAGGCCGGGGGAAGTCGGACGATATCCGTTACTACGGCCCGGGCGATCGCGGGCCGCGCCGCCGAAGCGGCCGATGCCGGCGAGCCGCCCCCCTCCGACGTCCGGGTCTCGTGGATCGACGTGCCGAGGCCGGAAGCCGAGGGGCCGGACGGGGCGGGGCGTCCGGGCGGCGAGCGGTTCGGCGATCTCGTCCATCGCATGCTCGCCGCGGTCCGCCTCGACGCGGACTCCGGCGTCGTCGAAGCGCTGGCCGGTACGCTGGGTCGCACGCTGGGGAGTCCCGAAACCGAAATCGTCGCGGCGGCGGCGCTCGTGGCGCGCGCGCTGGACCACGAAGTGCTCGACCGGGCGCGTGCCGCGCTGGCCTCCGGGCCCGGTGCGGTTCAGCGCGAGGTCCCGGTCTTCCACGTGGGTGAGGCCGTGGCGCCGGATGGAGAGCAGGGCCGGGAGCGAGGCGCGGGCATCGTGGAGGGGGTCGCGGACCTCGCCTTCCGCGAGGTCACCGGATCCGGCCCCCGGTGGACGGTCGTCGACTACAAGACGGACCGCCGCCCCGCCGCGGCGCGTACCGAGTACGAGGTGCAGGTCGCCTGCTACGTCGAAGCGATCGAGCGGGCCAGCGGAGAGCCGGCCCGAGGCATCGTGCTGGCGCTCTAG
- a CDS encoding PD-(D/E)XK nuclease family protein yields the protein MSAPSARFIVSPTAAVRFGAARKWLEEQPSGAGATVIGETLSGPHELLLRGARTAGAAMGWRRTTLSLLARDVALSRLAADGRATGEAVARDAIVARALTGLDRRQLGRLAAVSDTPGFVRAVGDAVDRLRMAGVAPSGVAPVDGDLAALCEAVEAEWRAAGLADRAAVFEAARSALRDPDARRGIVDDRFLILDARIWTELEGRFVAALIERGCDLLATVPEGDDRTLRALKEAGAHTSEPPRTDGASVGAIRRLHANLFGPAPPESVADDAVTVFSAPGEGREAVEIARRLTSLAEAGTPFDRCAILLRQPEDYRPYLEEALNRAGIHPWFARGVRRPNPAGRAFLALLRCRAEDYSALRFSEYVSIGEVPDEGEDPDRVPRRWEQLLVDAAVVGGLERWERRLDGLDAELESKRDALEAEDGEDPRPARIDGTRANLAFLRAYALPLLAELSELPAEARWARWLAALNALAARALRRPGQVLGVLSDLTPMGPLGPVELDEVLRVLTPRLLEVAERSPGNRYGRVFVGPIDAARGLAFDVVFVPGMAERVFPPKIGEDPILLDEMRERLAPGRLETNPGRVRRERLAFRLAVGAARKQVVLSYPRIDAMKTRPRVPSFYALEAMQAVEGRLPGFEELAQRAEEVSEARIGWPAPKSRAQAIDEAEYDLAVLDELDRHDLRGERAVKAAGHLLHSNPHLARALRFRAYRWEVPRWTWADGLVQLSERAAEALAEQSPGARPYSATALQHFAACPYRFYLQAIQGLRPREAPLGIEALDPLQRGSLVHQVQFELLTRLQAESTKDRPLLPVGPENDARVSELLEEVLEKVAGDFRDRLVPAIDRIWDDGIEAIRQDLREWLLRERDSRSPYEPWRFELSFGLPRDPNRDAHSVGEPVDLAVGLKLRGAIDLIERTPAGVLRVTDHKTGRHRAKAGATIQGGELLQPVLYALAAQSLFPEQRVESGRLYYCTADGEFRDHVVPLDDRALEAAGLLSEIVSGAFEAGSFPALPREDACRWCDYRQVCGPDEERRTRRKPPPVELRRLREYP from the coding sequence ATGTCTGCTCCTTCCGCCCGCTTCATCGTCTCCCCGACCGCCGCCGTGCGCTTCGGCGCCGCGCGGAAATGGCTCGAAGAACAACCCTCCGGGGCGGGCGCGACGGTCATCGGCGAGACGCTGTCCGGGCCGCACGAACTGCTGCTGCGCGGGGCGCGGACGGCCGGGGCCGCGATGGGCTGGCGCCGCACTACGCTCTCCCTCCTGGCCCGCGACGTCGCGCTCTCGCGGCTCGCCGCCGATGGAAGGGCGACCGGAGAGGCGGTGGCGCGCGACGCCATCGTGGCGCGGGCGCTGACGGGGCTCGATCGGCGGCAACTCGGCCGCCTGGCCGCGGTGTCGGACACGCCCGGGTTCGTTCGCGCCGTGGGAGACGCCGTGGACCGCCTTCGCATGGCGGGGGTGGCGCCGTCCGGGGTCGCTCCCGTCGACGGGGACCTCGCCGCCCTCTGCGAAGCGGTCGAGGCGGAGTGGAGGGCGGCGGGACTGGCGGATCGAGCCGCCGTCTTCGAGGCCGCGCGGTCGGCGCTCCGCGATCCGGACGCCCGGCGGGGCATCGTGGACGACCGGTTCCTGATTCTCGACGCCCGGATCTGGACGGAGCTGGAGGGACGGTTCGTCGCGGCCCTCATCGAGCGCGGCTGCGACCTGCTCGCGACCGTGCCCGAGGGGGATGACCGCACGCTGCGGGCGCTGAAAGAAGCGGGTGCGCACACCTCCGAGCCCCCCCGGACCGATGGGGCCTCCGTGGGGGCGATCCGGCGCCTTCACGCGAACCTCTTCGGCCCGGCGCCGCCCGAATCCGTCGCGGACGATGCCGTGACCGTGTTCTCCGCTCCCGGAGAGGGCCGGGAAGCCGTGGAGATCGCCCGGCGGCTCACCTCGCTCGCCGAGGCCGGAACGCCCTTCGACCGGTGCGCGATCCTCCTCCGGCAACCCGAAGACTATCGGCCGTACCTGGAGGAGGCCCTCAATCGTGCGGGAATCCACCCCTGGTTCGCGCGCGGCGTCCGGCGTCCGAATCCGGCGGGCCGGGCCTTTCTGGCGCTTCTCCGTTGCCGGGCCGAAGACTACTCGGCGCTTCGTTTTTCGGAGTACGTCTCGATCGGCGAAGTGCCGGACGAGGGGGAGGACCCGGATCGGGTGCCGCGGCGGTGGGAGCAACTGCTCGTCGACGCGGCCGTCGTCGGCGGCTTGGAGCGCTGGGAGCGGCGACTCGACGGTCTCGACGCGGAGCTCGAGTCCAAGCGCGACGCGCTTGAGGCGGAGGACGGCGAAGACCCGCGTCCCGCGCGGATCGATGGGACGCGCGCCAATCTCGCCTTCCTCCGGGCATATGCGCTGCCACTGCTGGCCGAGCTGTCCGAACTGCCCGCTGAGGCCCGCTGGGCGCGCTGGCTGGCCGCGCTGAACGCCCTCGCCGCCCGCGCGCTGCGGCGGCCCGGCCAAGTGCTCGGCGTCCTGTCCGACCTCACGCCGATGGGGCCGCTGGGCCCGGTCGAGCTGGACGAGGTCCTGCGCGTGCTCACGCCCCGGCTCCTGGAGGTCGCCGAACGTTCGCCCGGGAATCGCTACGGCCGCGTGTTCGTCGGGCCCATCGACGCGGCACGGGGGCTCGCCTTCGACGTCGTGTTCGTCCCCGGCATGGCCGAGCGCGTGTTTCCTCCCAAGATCGGGGAAGACCCGATCCTGCTCGACGAGATGCGCGAACGGCTGGCCCCCGGCCGCCTCGAGACGAACCCCGGCCGCGTGCGGCGGGAGCGGCTCGCGTTCAGACTCGCGGTCGGGGCGGCGCGGAAGCAGGTCGTCCTCTCCTACCCGCGCATCGACGCGATGAAGACCCGGCCCCGCGTCCCCTCCTTCTACGCGCTCGAGGCGATGCAGGCGGTGGAGGGCCGGCTGCCCGGCTTCGAGGAACTTGCGCAGCGGGCGGAAGAGGTCTCCGAAGCGCGGATCGGATGGCCGGCGCCGAAATCCCGCGCGCAGGCGATCGACGAGGCGGAGTACGACCTCGCGGTGCTCGACGAACTCGACAGGCACGATCTCCGCGGCGAACGCGCGGTGAAGGCCGCGGGTCATCTCCTCCACTCGAACCCCCATCTCGCGCGTGCCCTCCGTTTCCGCGCCTACCGCTGGGAGGTGCCGCGCTGGACGTGGGCGGACGGACTCGTTCAGCTCTCGGAGCGAGCCGCGGAAGCGCTGGCGGAGCAGTCGCCCGGCGCGCGTCCCTACTCGGCGACGGCGCTGCAGCACTTCGCGGCATGCCCGTACCGCTTCTATCTGCAGGCGATTCAAGGCCTGCGGCCGCGCGAGGCCCCGCTCGGGATCGAGGCGCTCGACCCGCTGCAGCGCGGTTCGCTCGTACACCAGGTCCAGTTCGAACTCCTGACCCGGCTCCAGGCCGAGAGCACGAAGGACCGGCCCCTCCTTCCCGTGGGACCGGAGAACGATGCGCGGGTGTCCGAACTCCTCGAGGAGGTGCTAGAGAAGGTGGCGGGGGACTTCCGCGACCGTCTCGTGCCGGCGATCGACCGGATCTGGGACGACGGCATCGAAGCGATCCGGCAGGACCTGCGGGAGTGGCTGCTGCGCGAGCGCGACAGTCGGTCGCCCTACGAGCCGTGGCGCTTCGAGCTCTCCTTCGGCCTCCCCCGGGACCCCAACCGCGACGCGCACTCCGTGGGGGAACCCGTCGACCTGGCGGTCGGGCTGAAGCTCCGCGGCGCGATCGACCTGATCGAACGGACGCCGGCCGGCGTCCTGCGAGTCACGGACCACAAGACGGGTCGGCACCGGGCCAAGGCGGGCGCGACGATCCAGGGAGGCGAACTCCTGCAGCCGGTCCTCTACGCGCTCGCCGCGCAGTCGCTGTTCCCGGAGCAGCGGGTGGAATCGGGCCGGCTCTACTACTGCACCGCGGATGGCGAGTTCCGGGACCACGTCGTACCGCTCGACGACCGCGCGCTCGAAGCGGCGGGGCTCCTGAGCGAGATCGTGAGCGGGGCCTTCGAGGCCGGGAGTTTCCCGGCGCTCCCGCGGGAGGACGCGTGCCGCTGGTGCGACTACCGGCAGGTGTGCGGGCCCGACGAGGAACGCCGCACCCGGCGCAAGCCTCCGCCGGTCGAGCTGCGGCGCCTGAGGGAATACCCGTGA
- a CDS encoding amidohydrolase family protein → MAAIDRRDFVRGAALTGAGLALGCGGEGRRAGPPSAADPSAGGAPAPPLLIDGASVFDVRAGAMRPGTSVLVRAGRIEAVAPAAELNADADAAAGAARIDGAGIFVLPGLIDAHVHVTHILYQSYMTGDEVLPFYLGHGVTSIRSTGDNVPAQRLIERYADDHPEISPNVFRCSFLIDGNPPWHPDVGWYLATPADVEPFVADMAAWGVKTLKLYVGAGREIGRRVIEVGHEHGLVVSGHLLDYHTADAVSDGLDCVEHIYTVSNFLLDDPDDRHSINLDSDEARRLIDIIAEHGARVDPTLMVFWGTLLFMDLPEVYGHPDHDPMPARLKAFWDKDRERRSLDWGAAPVSVRQGTWEKYLRLTGMLHEAGVQLLVGTDAPEPQVAPGASLHHEMEFLVEAGMPAREVLSAATLENARILKEEENRGAVEAGLEADLVLLEADPLEDIRNTRRIRTVVRAGRPLDPARILAAAPAE, encoded by the coding sequence GTGGCCGCCATCGACCGCCGCGACTTCGTGCGGGGCGCCGCGCTGACCGGCGCCGGGCTCGCCCTCGGCTGCGGCGGGGAGGGCCGTCGCGCGGGACCGCCATCGGCCGCCGACCCATCGGCCGGCGGCGCGCCGGCTCCTCCTCTGCTCATCGACGGGGCCAGCGTCTTCGATGTCCGGGCCGGCGCCATGCGCCCGGGCACGAGCGTCCTCGTCCGGGCCGGCCGCATCGAAGCCGTCGCCCCCGCCGCCGAGCTGAACGCCGATGCCGACGCCGCCGCGGGCGCGGCGCGCATCGACGGGGCCGGCATCTTCGTCCTCCCCGGCCTCATCGACGCGCACGTGCACGTCACCCACATCCTCTACCAGTCGTACATGACCGGCGACGAGGTCCTGCCCTTCTACCTCGGACACGGGGTGACCTCGATCCGGAGCACGGGGGACAACGTCCCGGCCCAGCGCCTCATCGAGCGCTACGCCGACGACCACCCGGAGATCTCCCCCAACGTCTTCCGGTGCAGCTTCCTCATCGACGGCAACCCGCCCTGGCACCCCGATGTCGGCTGGTACCTGGCGACCCCCGCCGACGTGGAGCCCTTCGTGGCGGACATGGCGGCGTGGGGCGTAAAGACGCTCAAGCTCTATGTCGGCGCCGGGCGCGAGATCGGGCGCCGCGTGATCGAGGTCGGCCACGAACACGGTCTCGTCGTGAGCGGACACCTCCTCGACTATCACACGGCGGACGCCGTGAGCGACGGGCTCGACTGCGTCGAGCACATCTACACGGTGTCCAACTTCCTGCTCGACGACCCCGACGACCGCCATTCGATCAACCTCGACTCGGACGAGGCGCGCCGCCTCATCGACATCATCGCCGAACACGGCGCGCGCGTCGACCCGACGCTCATGGTCTTCTGGGGTACGCTCCTGTTCATGGACCTCCCGGAGGTCTACGGACACCCCGACCACGACCCCATGCCGGCCCGACTCAAGGCGTTCTGGGACAAGGATCGGGAGCGGCGAAGCCTGGACTGGGGCGCGGCCCCGGTCTCGGTGCGCCAGGGGACGTGGGAGAAGTACCTGCGGCTCACCGGCATGCTGCATGAAGCCGGCGTGCAGTTGCTCGTCGGGACCGACGCCCCGGAGCCGCAGGTCGCGCCGGGCGCGTCGCTGCACCACGAGATGGAGTTTCTGGTCGAGGCCGGCATGCCGGCACGAGAGGTCCTCTCCGCCGCCACGCTCGAGAACGCGCGGATTCTGAAGGAGGAGGAGAACCGCGGCGCCGTCGAGGCCGGGCTCGAGGCCGATCTCGTGCTCCTCGAAGCGGACCCTCTCGAGGACATCCGTAACACGAGGCGCATCCGGACCGTAGTGCGCGCCGGACGCCCCCTCGATCCCGCACGCATTCTCGCCGCGGCGCCGGCGGAATAG
- a CDS encoding serine hydrolase domain-containing protein, with translation MKTMKTRPWTLILPLAAGLACADASRDDSSSGTVELAALDAVFADYGASDGPGCAFAVSRDGQQVMTRAYGRANLEWDLPNTPETVFEPGSVSKQFTAAATILLALDGSIDLDDDIREYFPEMPDYGEPITVRMLIHHTSGLRDWGSVAGIHGWARTTRIHTHKHALDIASRQRALNYEPGRYYSYTNTGYNLQAMLVERVTGQTFDEFSQERIFRPLGMTKTQWRDDFTEIVEERSIGYRRGDDGEWHMLMPFENVHGNGGLLTTVGDLLRFTRNLDTGEVGGPEFIRLMHEQGMLDSGRQISYAGGLFVGEYKGVREVQHSGGTAAYRGFLTRFPDHGLAVSVMCNVGEANPGGLARAVAELYLGDAIDEEASEDPAGADVDPARVAAFAGGYRDTRTGQFMELTADGAALRLGMGPGGMSLAALSETEFASPAGVSIVFDAATGDGARPGATMDTPVADDVRIEPVEGFEPSASDLAAYVGAYHSDEAEVTYWVEVEDGGLVLRDRYGDGPSLEPVYPDAFRQGGSTFIFRRDEAGRVTQASLSQGRVWDLRFERVQ, from the coding sequence ATGAAGACGATGAAGACACGACCCTGGACCCTCATCCTTCCGCTGGCCGCGGGACTCGCCTGCGCGGACGCGAGCCGGGACGATTCGTCCTCGGGCACCGTCGAACTGGCGGCGCTCGACGCGGTGTTCGCGGACTACGGCGCTTCGGACGGCCCCGGCTGCGCCTTCGCGGTCTCGCGGGATGGGCAGCAGGTCATGACCCGCGCGTACGGCAGGGCGAACCTCGAGTGGGACCTGCCGAACACGCCCGAGACGGTGTTCGAGCCGGGCTCGGTCTCGAAGCAGTTCACCGCGGCGGCCACGATCCTGCTCGCGCTGGACGGAAGTATCGACCTCGACGACGACATCCGGGAGTACTTCCCGGAGATGCCCGACTACGGCGAGCCCATCACGGTGCGGATGCTCATCCATCACACGAGCGGGCTCCGCGACTGGGGGTCGGTCGCCGGCATCCACGGCTGGGCGCGGACGACCCGGATCCACACCCACAAGCACGCGCTCGACATCGCGAGCCGCCAGCGCGCCCTCAACTACGAGCCGGGCCGCTACTACTCCTACACGAACACGGGATACAACCTCCAGGCGATGCTCGTGGAGCGGGTGACCGGACAGACGTTCGACGAGTTCTCGCAGGAGCGGATCTTCCGCCCCCTCGGCATGACGAAGACGCAGTGGCGGGACGATTTCACCGAGATCGTCGAGGAGCGCTCGATCGGATACCGGCGAGGCGACGACGGCGAATGGCACATGCTGATGCCGTTCGAGAACGTGCACGGGAACGGTGGCCTGCTCACGACCGTCGGCGACCTCCTCAGGTTCACGCGCAACCTCGACACGGGCGAGGTCGGCGGGCCCGAGTTCATCCGGCTCATGCATGAGCAGGGGATGCTCGACTCCGGGCGGCAGATCAGCTATGCGGGCGGGCTCTTCGTCGGCGAGTACAAGGGCGTGCGCGAGGTCCAGCATTCGGGAGGCACCGCGGCGTACCGCGGCTTCCTCACCCGCTTCCCCGACCACGGGCTCGCGGTGTCGGTGATGTGCAACGTGGGCGAGGCCAACCCCGGCGGGCTCGCCCGCGCGGTGGCCGAACTCTACCTCGGCGACGCCATCGACGAGGAGGCGTCGGAGGATCCGGCGGGGGCGGACGTCGATCCAGCCCGCGTCGCCGCGTTCGCGGGCGGATACCGCGACACGCGCACGGGCCAGTTCATGGAGTTGACGGCGGACGGCGCCGCGCTCCGCCTGGGCATGGGACCGGGCGGGATGTCCCTCGCGGCCCTGAGCGAGACCGAGTTCGCCTCCCCGGCGGGCGTGTCCATCGTCTTCGACGCGGCGACCGGTGACGGAGCGAGGCCGGGGGCCACCATGGACACGCCGGTAGCGGACGACGTGAGGATCGAACCGGTGGAGGGATTCGAGCCCAGCGCGTCGGACCTGGCCGCCTACGTGGGCGCCTACCACAGCGACGAGGCGGAAGTGACCTACTGGGTCGAGGTCGAAGACGGCGGGCTCGTACTGAGGGACCGGTACGGGGACGGACCGTCGCTGGAGCCGGTCTATCCCGATGCGTTCAGGCAGGGAGGCAGCACGTTCATCTTCCGGCGCGACGAGGCCGGCCGGGTCACGCAGGCGAGCCTGAGCCAGGGGCGCGTCTGGGACCTGCGCTTCGAACGGGTGCAGTAG
- a CDS encoding NADPH:quinone reductase has translation MKAIWYERTGPAPDVLQFGRRDAPVPGAGEVRVRLAASGVNPSDTKRRAGWIGLSMPHPHIVPHSDGAGTIDAVGAGVDGSRVGERVWLWNAQGGGRPFGTAAEYAAVPAAQAVPLPDGASFADGAGLGVPGCTAHYAVYGDGPVGGKRILVQGGAGAVGHLAVQLATLGGAEVITTVSGAAKAEVARGGGARHAIDYRREDVVGRVLDLTDGEGVDRVVEVDLAANLETDVAVLRENGTIASYSSTSGPELPLAYYPLAFKDLRIHFVQGYLLPPAARRAAVRDLTTWLAAGQLDVRIAATFPLAETASAHEALESGRADGKILVEIPL, from the coding sequence GTGAAAGCGATCTGGTACGAGCGGACCGGCCCCGCGCCGGACGTGCTCCAATTCGGGCGGCGGGACGCGCCCGTTCCCGGAGCCGGAGAGGTCCGGGTGCGGCTGGCCGCCTCGGGAGTGAATCCATCGGACACCAAGCGGCGAGCCGGCTGGATCGGCCTGTCGATGCCTCACCCGCACATCGTACCGCACTCCGATGGGGCGGGGACGATCGATGCGGTGGGGGCGGGGGTGGACGGGTCTCGCGTCGGCGAGCGCGTCTGGCTGTGGAACGCCCAGGGCGGCGGGCGTCCGTTCGGCACGGCGGCGGAGTACGCGGCGGTGCCGGCCGCGCAGGCCGTGCCGTTGCCGGACGGCGCATCCTTCGCGGACGGAGCGGGGCTCGGAGTGCCGGGCTGCACCGCGCACTACGCCGTGTACGGGGACGGGCCGGTGGGCGGCAAGCGGATCCTCGTGCAGGGCGGCGCCGGGGCCGTCGGCCACCTGGCGGTGCAGCTCGCCACGCTGGGCGGCGCCGAAGTCATCACCACGGTGAGCGGCGCCGCCAAGGCGGAGGTCGCGCGGGGCGGCGGCGCGCGGCACGCGATCGACTACCGGCGGGAGGACGTCGTCGGCCGGGTGCTCGACCTCACCGATGGGGAGGGCGTGGACCGCGTCGTCGAGGTGGACCTCGCCGCGAACCTCGAGACGGATGTCGCGGTCTTGCGGGAGAACGGGACGATCGCGTCGTACTCGTCAACCTCCGGCCCGGAACTGCCGCTCGCCTACTATCCGCTCGCCTTCAAGGACCTGCGCATACATTTCGTGCAGGGCTACCTGCTCCCACCCGCCGCCCGCCGCGCTGCGGTCCGGGACCTCACCACCTGGCTCGCGGCCGGACAACTCGACGTGCGGATCGCCGCCACGTTCCCTCTCGCGGAGACGGCATCCGCCCACGAGGCCCTCGAGTCCGGCCGCGCGGACGGAAAGATCCTCGTCGAGATCCCGCTGTAG